Proteins encoded by one window of Halobacteriovoraceae bacterium:
- the rpsC gene encoding 30S ribosomal protein S3, producing the protein MGQKVHPYGFRLGYIKGWHSTWYDKKGYASKLHEDLKIRQYIEKEMKNAAVAKVDIDRTSDQVKVTVHTAKPGVAIGKKGTGIDKIRNELKKLTTGSVIFNIQEVKRPDAHAKLIAENIASQLEKRVAFRRAMKKVMQSAFRAGVKGIRVRTAGRLGGAEMARSEGYTERKVPLHTLRADIDYDTAEAHTTYGKIGVKVWVYKGEIYK; encoded by the coding sequence ATGGGTCAGAAAGTACATCCATATGGTTTTAGATTAGGTTATATTAAAGGTTGGCATTCTACATGGTATGACAAGAAAGGTTATGCTAGTAAATTGCATGAAGATCTAAAGATTAGACAATATATAGAAAAAGAAATGAAAAATGCAGCAGTTGCAAAAGTTGACATTGACAGAACTTCTGATCAAGTAAAAGTCACTGTACATACTGCCAAGCCTGGTGTGGCCATTGGTAAAAAAGGTACAGGTATTGACAAAATTAGAAATGAACTTAAAAAGCTTACCACAGGTAGTGTCATTTTTAATATTCAAGAAGTTAAAAGACCAGATGCGCACGCCAAATTAATTGCAGAAAATATTGCTTCACAGCTCGAAAAACGTGTTGCTTTTAGAAGAGCTATGAAAAAAGTAATGCAGTCTGCCTTTAGAGCGGGTGTTAAAGGTATCAGAGTTAGAACTGCTGGTCGACTTGGTGGAGCAGAGATGGCCCGATCAGAAGGATATACAGAGAGAAAGGTTCCTCTACATACACTTAGAGCTGATATTGATTATGATACTGCAGAGGCCCATACAACTTACGGGAAAATTGGTGTAAAAGTGTGGGTATATAAGGGTGAAATTTATAAATAA
- the rplP gene encoding 50S ribosomal protein L16, which yields MLSPKKVKWRKQQKGRMKGKAYRGNTITFGEYALQATSCGYITNRQIESARIAINRRAKRGGDVFIKIFPDKVLTKKPAEVRMGKGKGSPEKWVAVVKPGRVLFEISGIEKEASIDALRLASYKLPVKTKIISKETQA from the coding sequence ATGCTAAGTCCAAAAAAAGTTAAATGGAGAAAACAACAGAAAGGAAGAATGAAGGGTAAGGCTTACCGTGGAAATACTATCACCTTTGGTGAGTATGCCTTGCAAGCTACTAGCTGTGGTTATATAACGAACAGACAAATTGAATCTGCCCGTATTGCGATAAATAGACGTGCTAAAAGAGGTGGAGATGTATTTATAAAAATTTTCCCAGATAAAGTTCTGACTAAAAAGCCAGCAGAAGTGAGAATGGGAAAAGGAAAGGGTTCTCCAGAAAAGTGGGTCGCTGTAGTGAAGCCTGGAAGAGTTCTTTTTGAAATATCTGGAATAGAGAAGGAAGCAAGTATAGATGCGTTAAGACTTGCTTCATATAAACTCCCCGTTAAAACAAAAATTATTTCTAAAGAAACTCAGGCGTAG
- the rpmC gene encoding 50S ribosomal protein L29 yields MLKLSEIKEMDVKSIDLKLASVRKELFNLRIQKGTSGVEKPHLFKTLKKDIARLLTVRKLKGE; encoded by the coding sequence ATGTTGAAGTTAAGCGAAATTAAAGAGATGGATGTAAAGTCGATAGATTTAAAGTTGGCAAGTGTACGTAAAGAGTTGTTCAATTTAAGAATTCAAAAAGGTACTTCTGGAGTAGAAAAACCACACTTATTTAAAACTTTAAAGAAAGATATTGCTAGATTGCTGACTGTTAGAAAGCTTAAAGGTGAATAA
- the rpsQ gene encoding 30S ribosomal protein S17, translating into MSTDVKKFKRRLTGEVVSNANDKTIVVNVARRYKHPKYSKFVTKTKKYHAHDEKNEANVGDTVTIIESTPFSKLKKWQLMNIR; encoded by the coding sequence ATGAGTACAGATGTAAAAAAGTTTAAGAGGCGTTTAACTGGTGAAGTTGTTAGTAATGCAAATGATAAAACTATCGTTGTAAATGTAGCAAGAAGATATAAACATCCAAAATACAGTAAATTTGTAACAAAAACAAAAAAGTATCACGCACACGATGAAAAAAATGAAGCTAATGTAGGTGATACTGTAACAATTATCGAATCAACACCATTTTCTAAATTAAAAAAATGGCAGTTGATGAACATTAGGTAG
- the rplN gene encoding 50S ribosomal protein L14, translated as MIQMQSKLDVADNSGAKEVKCVKVLGGSKRMSASLGDIIVVAVQQAQPGGKIKKGEVKKAVIVRTSYPLRREDGSYISFDNNSVVILNNNNEPIGTRIFGPVARELRNRNFTKICSLAPEVL; from the coding sequence ATGATACAGATGCAAAGCAAACTAGATGTAGCTGACAACTCTGGTGCAAAAGAAGTAAAGTGTGTGAAAGTTTTGGGTGGATCAAAAAGGATGTCTGCTAGCTTGGGAGACATTATAGTTGTTGCGGTTCAACAAGCTCAACCTGGTGGAAAAATTAAAAAGGGCGAAGTGAAGAAGGCAGTAATAGTTCGAACATCATACCCTTTGAGAAGAGAAGATGGTTCTTACATTAGTTTTGATAATAATAGTGTCGTTATTTTAAATAATAATAATGAACCAATAGGCACTCGTATATTTGGGCCAGTTGCACGAGAGTTGAGAAATCGAAATTTCACAAAAATATGCTCTTTGGCACCTGAAGTTCTATAA
- the rplX gene encoding 50S ribosomal protein L24 — MQKLKLNDEVVVLTGKDKGKTGKIKRINFNKGKVLVENVNVVKKAIRPTQQNPDGGLIDVEVPVHISNVAVISPKTKKATRVRIETKDGKRVRIAVSCGSVLV, encoded by the coding sequence ATGCAAAAGCTTAAGTTGAATGATGAAGTAGTAGTTTTGACCGGAAAAGATAAAGGTAAAACTGGTAAAATTAAAAGAATTAACTTTAATAAGGGTAAGGTTCTTGTTGAAAATGTGAACGTTGTAAAAAAAGCGATACGTCCAACTCAACAAAATCCAGATGGTGGCCTCATAGATGTTGAAGTACCTGTGCACATTAGTAATGTGGCTGTAATTAGTCCAAAAACAAAAAAAGCAACACGAGTTAGGATCGAAACGAAAGATGGTAAGAGAGTTCGAATCGCTGTTTCTTGTGGCAGTGTCCTAGTATAA
- the rplE gene encoding 50S ribosomal protein L5: protein MSRLGELYKNEVAGKMRDKFGYKNVNQIPKFEKVVVNCVTKDAVSNGKVVESISKDLGLITGQRPVVARAKNSIAGFKLREGQALGASVTLRGERMFEFLERLISLSLPRVRDFRGVSSKGFDGRGNYTLGLKEQIIFPEINYDQVDKIRGMGITIVTSANTNEEGKELLTLIGMPFGK, encoded by the coding sequence ATGAGCAGATTAGGTGAATTATACAAAAATGAAGTGGCCGGCAAAATGAGAGATAAGTTTGGTTACAAGAATGTAAATCAAATTCCTAAATTTGAAAAAGTTGTCGTTAACTGTGTTACCAAAGATGCTGTTTCAAACGGAAAAGTAGTCGAGAGTATATCTAAGGATCTCGGTTTAATCACCGGACAAAGACCGGTTGTGGCCAGAGCTAAAAATTCAATTGCAGGATTTAAACTAAGAGAGGGGCAAGCATTAGGGGCTTCAGTTACTCTTCGCGGTGAAAGAATGTTTGAATTTTTAGAAAGATTAATTTCTCTCTCTCTTCCTAGAGTTAGAGATTTCAGAGGTGTTTCAAGTAAGGGTTTTGATGGCCGTGGAAATTATACTTTAGGCTTAAAAGAGCAAATTATTTTCCCTGAAATCAATTATGATCAAGTTGATAAAATTAGAGGAATGGGGATTACGATAGTAACTTCTGCAAATACAAATGAAGAAGGAAAAGAATTATTAACACTGATTGGAATGCCATTCGGTAAGTAA
- a CDS encoding type Z 30S ribosomal protein S14: MARLAKIVASKKTPKFAVRQRNRCEVCGRPRGFLRQFKLCRVCFRTLSLKGMLPGVRKSSW; this comes from the coding sequence ATGGCGAGACTAGCGAAAATTGTTGCATCTAAAAAAACTCCCAAATTTGCAGTTAGACAAAGAAATCGATGTGAAGTTTGTGGAAGACCACGTGGTTTTTTAAGACAGTTTAAACTTTGTAGAGTTTGTTTTAGAACCCTTTCTTTGAAAGGGATGTTACCTGGCGTTAGAAAGTCAAGCTGGTAG
- the rpsH gene encoding 30S ribosomal protein S8 yields MTDPVADMLTRMRNAIQAGHDRVEFPASKLKASVCKVLKDEGYIRSFKIIAKAANDIKIKVLLKENAILGLEKYSTPGLRQYRGYKSLPRVISGLGISVVSTSQGVLSSREAKKRKVGGEVICNVW; encoded by the coding sequence ATGACAGATCCAGTAGCAGATATGCTAACAAGAATGAGAAATGCTATTCAAGCGGGCCATGACAGGGTTGAGTTTCCTGCAAGCAAGCTGAAAGCAAGTGTTTGCAAAGTTTTAAAGGATGAAGGTTATATACGTTCTTTTAAAATTATTGCTAAGGCAGCAAATGATATAAAAATAAAGGTACTCCTTAAGGAAAATGCAATCCTTGGGTTAGAAAAATATTCTACACCTGGTCTAAGGCAGTATAGAGGCTATAAATCACTACCAAGAGTTATATCGGGGTTAGGGATTTCAGTTGTCTCTACTTCGCAAGGTGTGCTTTCTTCACGTGAGGCCAAGAAAAGAAAAGTTGGTGGTGAAGTAATTTGTAATGTTTGGTAG
- the rplF gene encoding 50S ribosomal protein L6, producing the protein MSRIGKNPVVLPDKVEVKINGGEVLAKGPNGQLNFTFPQNVTIEQVGKEIVIKPLNDSKESRSMWGTARTIINNMVTGVSSGFTKSLEFNGVGYKASVNGKELVLNLGYSHPINYELPEGISAKVNKNIIDIIGADKELVGFVAAKVRSFRPPEPYKGKGIKYLNENIIRKAGKTGAKK; encoded by the coding sequence ATGTCAAGAATTGGAAAAAACCCAGTTGTATTACCTGATAAAGTAGAAGTTAAAATAAACGGTGGAGAGGTATTGGCCAAGGGACCAAATGGACAACTCAACTTTACATTTCCACAGAATGTTACAATAGAACAAGTTGGGAAAGAAATTGTAATTAAGCCTTTGAATGACTCTAAAGAATCTAGGTCAATGTGGGGTACAGCACGAACAATTATTAATAATATGGTAACGGGCGTAAGTTCTGGATTTACTAAATCACTCGAATTTAATGGTGTCGGTTATAAAGCAAGTGTGAATGGAAAAGAGCTTGTTTTGAATTTAGGATATTCTCATCCAATAAATTATGAACTTCCTGAAGGTATCTCAGCAAAAGTGAATAAGAATATAATAGATATAATCGGTGCAGATAAAGAACTTGTAGGATTTGTTGCGGCAAAAGTTCGATCATTCAGACCTCCAGAGCCTTACAAGGGGAAAGGAATAAAGTACCTTAATGAAAATATTATTAGAAAGGCCGGAAAAACAGGTGCTAAAAAATAG
- a CDS encoding 50S ribosomal protein L18, which yields MRKPIGKIKNESLVKRVRRKLSIRKKVSGQTDRPRICINKTNKHIIAQVIDDNESKTLFSVSTFGKNSVPSAKGNVEGAKLLGKKLAEDLKNAKIEKAVFDRNGYKYTGIIAALANSVRENGINI from the coding sequence ATGAGAAAGCCTATAGGCAAAATTAAAAATGAGTCACTGGTAAAAAGGGTACGAAGAAAGCTCTCAATTCGTAAAAAAGTTAGTGGGCAAACAGATAGACCAAGAATTTGTATTAATAAAACAAATAAGCATATAATCGCTCAAGTTATTGATGATAATGAAAGCAAAACCCTATTCTCGGTTTCTACATTTGGGAAAAATTCTGTTCCAAGTGCAAAAGGAAACGTAGAGGGAGCAAAACTTCTTGGTAAAAAACTTGCCGAGGATCTAAAAAATGCCAAAATTGAAAAAGCTGTATTTGATAGAAATGGATATAAGTACACCGGGATTATTGCTGCATTGGCAAACAGCGTAAGAGAAAATGGAATTAACATTTAA
- the rpsE gene encoding 30S ribosomal protein S5: MAAPVNPDMEEKVVAVNRVAKVVKGGRRFSFSALIIVGDRKGNVGYGLGKAKEVPEAIRKATQSARKNMIKVPVDKGTIPHSVLGEFDAGKILFKPAAEGTGVKAAGACRSILELAGIKNVLTKSLRGNNPHNIVKATFQGLKHLRSVEDIAKIRGIDPARARVK; this comes from the coding sequence ATGGCTGCGCCAGTGAATCCAGATATGGAGGAAAAGGTTGTTGCCGTTAATAGAGTTGCCAAAGTTGTCAAGGGAGGGCGTAGATTTTCATTCTCAGCTCTCATTATTGTAGGTGATCGAAAAGGTAATGTTGGATATGGACTTGGCAAGGCTAAAGAAGTTCCTGAAGCTATTAGAAAAGCAACACAATCAGCTAGAAAAAATATGATTAAGGTTCCCGTAGACAAAGGCACAATTCCTCATAGTGTTTTAGGTGAGTTTGATGCAGGTAAAATTCTCTTTAAGCCTGCCGCTGAGGGTACAGGAGTTAAAGCTGCTGGTGCTTGTAGGTCTATTTTAGAACTTGCCGGAATTAAAAACGTATTAACAAAATCTTTGCGTGGAAATAATCCACACAATATTGTAAAAGCAACGTTTCAAGGACTAAAGCACTTAAGATCCGTTGAAGATATTGCTAAAATTAGAGGAATTGATCCTGCACGCGCGAGAGTAAAATAA
- the rpmD gene encoding 50S ribosomal protein L30: MTNKTITVKLKKSIIGCTDKQVATVKGLGLRKTGSSKTLENTPAVRGMIKKIIHMLEVQE; the protein is encoded by the coding sequence ATGACCAATAAAACAATCACAGTAAAATTAAAGAAAAGTATAATTGGATGTACAGACAAACAAGTGGCCACAGTAAAGGGTTTAGGTCTACGCAAGACAGGTAGTTCAAAAACTCTAGAAAATACTCCTGCGGTTAGAGGAATGATAAAAAAAATCATTCATATGTTAGAAGTACAAGAGTAA
- the rplO gene encoding 50S ribosomal protein L15, with translation MTLNNLKSPKGSVRKNKRIGRGQGSGQGTQAGKGHKGQKARGGGGTRIGFEGGSMPLYMRLPKKGFSNAPFKEEFAEISLSKIEKKLDGEVTRELLIKSGLLKGQDKHRSIKVLANGELTKPLKFSGSIKFSKSAKELIEKAGGSIEE, from the coding sequence TTGACACTGAATAATTTGAAGAGCCCTAAAGGGTCAGTGAGAAAGAATAAGAGAATTGGTCGTGGACAAGGATCTGGTCAGGGAACTCAGGCCGGTAAAGGACACAAAGGTCAAAAGGCCAGAGGTGGCGGAGGAACAAGAATTGGTTTTGAAGGTGGATCAATGCCTCTGTATATGAGACTCCCTAAAAAAGGTTTCTCAAATGCTCCTTTCAAAGAAGAATTCGCTGAAATCTCGCTTAGCAAAATTGAAAAGAAATTAGATGGAGAAGTTACGCGAGAATTACTAATAAAGTCTGGATTACTAAAAGGACAAGATAAGCATAGATCTATAAAGGTTTTAGCAAATGGAGAACTTACAAAGCCATTAAAATTTAGTGGTTCAATAAAGTTTTCTAAAAGTGCAAAAGAATTAATTGAGAAGGCTGGCGGATCAATCGAGGAATAA
- the secY gene encoding preprotein translocase subunit SecY, with protein MSNAQGKFDELKKKIAFTLLLLIVYRMTAQVPVPGVDPTALKSYFAQSGGGLFDLFNTFVGGSLKRFSILALGIMPYITTSIIFSLLGEAVPQIAELQEDSEGHKKIQKWTRYATVVLCCIQGYGMAAVFEGFKSPSGAMVVPEPGFIFKFTAMITLAGGTMFLLWLGERITEYGLENGVSLIIFAGIAVALPAELYQKITLYRNGELAGTTLLITIAVIVVGFYIVSFIESSYRSIPVQYAKKVVNNRVYGGTQNLPVRVDTGGVMPPILASSLLAAPATFASFVSKESAIHPYLQTVQQSLAPGNILFNVLFGLLIVYMTYFYAPIQFKTKKISEMLQKNNAFVPGIRAGAKTQEFLDFVLNRLSFFGAIFLVIICILPTILTGNATRFSGTSLLILVSVSIRVMMNIQSFSYSDRYETAYKSRGKYNGNNRRF; from the coding sequence ATGTCTAATGCTCAGGGAAAGTTTGATGAGCTCAAGAAAAAAATTGCTTTCACACTCTTGTTACTTATAGTATACAGAATGACCGCACAGGTGCCTGTCCCTGGAGTAGATCCTACGGCACTTAAAAGCTATTTTGCACAATCGGGTGGGGGATTGTTTGACTTATTCAATACTTTTGTAGGTGGTTCGCTAAAACGTTTTTCAATTCTCGCGCTAGGTATTATGCCCTATATCACGACTTCAATTATATTTAGTCTTCTTGGAGAAGCAGTTCCGCAAATTGCTGAGTTGCAAGAAGATAGTGAGGGACATAAAAAAATTCAAAAGTGGACAAGATATGCAACTGTAGTTTTATGTTGTATCCAGGGATACGGGATGGCCGCAGTGTTTGAAGGTTTTAAAAGCCCTAGCGGAGCGATGGTCGTGCCTGAACCAGGATTTATTTTCAAATTCACAGCTATGATAACACTAGCAGGAGGAACTATGTTTCTCTTATGGCTTGGTGAAAGAATAACTGAGTATGGTTTGGAAAATGGTGTGTCACTTATTATTTTCGCAGGTATTGCTGTTGCACTACCAGCTGAGTTGTATCAAAAGATTACCCTCTATCGAAATGGTGAACTTGCAGGAACTACATTATTAATTACAATTGCAGTAATCGTTGTAGGTTTTTACATCGTATCGTTTATTGAAAGCTCCTATAGGAGTATACCTGTCCAGTATGCTAAAAAAGTTGTAAATAATAGGGTATACGGAGGAACACAAAATCTTCCTGTCCGTGTTGATACAGGTGGTGTTATGCCTCCGATACTAGCTTCATCCTTACTTGCAGCTCCAGCGACATTCGCATCATTTGTTTCGAAAGAAAGTGCTATTCATCCATACTTACAGACTGTTCAGCAGTCTTTGGCGCCAGGAAATATTTTATTTAATGTATTGTTTGGTTTACTAATTGTTTATATGACTTATTTCTATGCACCAATACAATTTAAAACTAAAAAAATATCGGAAATGCTTCAGAAAAATAATGCATTTGTACCTGGTATAAGAGCTGGAGCAAAGACTCAAGAGTTTTTGGATTTTGTATTGAACAGATTATCTTTTTTTGGAGCCATTTTTTTGGTAATTATTTGTATTCTTCCTACAATTTTAACAGGAAATGCAACAAGGTTTAGTGGGACTTCCTTGCTGATTCTTGTTTCTGTCTCAATTAGAGTAATGATGAATATTCAATCATTTTCTTACTCAGACCGTTATGAAACTGCCTATAAATCAAGAGGTAAGTACAACGGCAATAACCGAAGGTTTTGA
- a CDS encoding nucleoside monophosphate kinase produces MRPNLILLGAPGSGKGTQASLLVQNEGYSHVSTGDLLRKEITEESELGKRVKDIMEKGDLVDDHTVLQLLTKNCNLQENSYIFDGFPRNFEQAKLLEENVLNGSKTYAIYFHIDLEVLITRLINRRTCKDCGAIFNLLTKPPLKNGTCDICGGVNLDQRKDDNEESVRNRLDVFKSTIGPMLELYEGMGILKKVDASANPGEVTKEINSILE; encoded by the coding sequence ATGCGGCCTAACTTAATTCTACTTGGTGCACCAGGCTCTGGTAAAGGAACGCAAGCTTCACTTTTGGTACAAAATGAAGGATATTCTCATGTATCTACAGGCGATCTACTCAGAAAGGAAATAACTGAAGAGTCGGAACTTGGGAAAAGAGTCAAAGACATTATGGAAAAAGGTGATCTTGTTGATGACCACACTGTCTTACAGTTGTTGACCAAAAATTGTAATTTGCAAGAAAACTCATATATCTTCGATGGATTCCCCAGAAATTTTGAACAAGCGAAACTTCTTGAAGAAAATGTATTAAATGGATCCAAAACCTATGCAATTTACTTTCATATAGATCTTGAAGTGTTAATTACCAGACTCATAAACAGAAGAACTTGCAAGGATTGTGGTGCGATTTTTAACCTACTTACTAAACCACCTTTAAAAAATGGTACATGTGATATTTGTGGTGGCGTAAATTTGGATCAGAGAAAAGATGATAACGAGGAAAGTGTTAGGAATCGCTTGGATGTATTCAAGTCGACTATAGGCCCTATGCTAGAACTCTATGAAGGAATGGGAATTTTAAAAAAGGTTGACGCTTCGGCGAATCCTGGAGAAGTAACTAAAGAAATTAATAGTATTTTGGAATAA
- the infA gene encoding translation initiation factor IF-1 — MAENDTIEVEGEVVELLPNTKFKVKLPNGHQVIAHISGKMRMHFIKILPGDKVLVEISKYDLKKGRIVYRSKGR; from the coding sequence ATGGCCGAAAACGACACGATTGAAGTAGAAGGTGAGGTTGTCGAATTGTTGCCAAATACGAAGTTTAAAGTAAAACTTCCAAATGGTCATCAAGTAATAGCTCACATTAGTGGGAAGATGCGCATGCATTTTATAAAAATCCTACCAGGTGATAAAGTTTTAGTAGAGATAAGTAAATATGATCTTAAGAAGGGTCGCATAGTTTATCGTAGTAAAGGTAGATAG
- the rpmJ gene encoding 50S ribosomal protein L36, with product MKVRSSVKKMCKDCKVVKRRGVLRVVCKTNPKHKQKQG from the coding sequence ATGAAAGTAAGATCGTCTGTAAAAAAGATGTGTAAAGATTGTAAAGTGGTAAAGAGAAGAGGCGTTTTAAGAGTTGTTTGTAAAACGAATCCAAAACATAAACAAAAGCAAGGGTAG
- the rpsM gene encoding 30S ribosomal protein S13 yields MARILGVDIPRNKVMRIALQALYGVGPKVAENVLKETNVPLESSSNDLTEEQVQSIRKCLEEQYTVEGDLRREVGLNIKRLKDLGCYRGIRHRKGLPVRGQRTHTNARTRKGPAVAIAGKKSIKSMK; encoded by the coding sequence ATGGCTAGAATTCTTGGTGTTGATATCCCTAGAAATAAAGTTATGAGAATTGCACTTCAGGCGCTCTACGGTGTAGGCCCTAAAGTTGCAGAAAATGTTTTGAAAGAAACGAATGTTCCTTTAGAATCAAGTTCAAATGATCTTACAGAAGAACAAGTTCAAAGTATTCGTAAATGTCTCGAAGAACAATACACTGTCGAAGGGGATCTAAGACGTGAGGTTGGATTAAATATTAAGAGACTAAAAGATCTTGGTTGCTACAGGGGGATACGTCATAGAAAAGGACTTCCTGTTAGAGGTCAGAGAACACATACAAATGCAAGAACAAGAAAAGGTCCTGCAGTTGCGATAGCTGGTAAGAAATCAATCAAATCGATGAAGTAA
- the rpsK gene encoding 30S ribosomal protein S11: MAKKVAVKKKVKKNISHGICHIQASFNNTIVTFTDPQGKALSWSSSGQLGFRGSKKSTPFAAQQASVEAAKGAMEHGLTSVDVRVKGPGAGRENAIRALLTAGLKITSVADRSPIPHNGCRAPKRRRV, translated from the coding sequence ATGGCTAAGAAAGTTGCAGTAAAAAAGAAAGTTAAAAAAAATATATCGCATGGGATTTGTCATATTCAGGCGTCTTTTAATAATACGATCGTAACATTCACTGACCCTCAAGGGAAAGCGTTATCATGGTCTAGTTCAGGGCAGCTTGGTTTCAGAGGTTCAAAAAAATCGACACCATTTGCTGCGCAACAGGCTTCTGTGGAAGCAGCTAAAGGTGCAATGGAGCATGGTTTAACATCTGTAGATGTAAGAGTGAAGGGACCTGGAGCAGGAAGAGAAAATGCAATTAGAGCACTTTTAACGGCTGGATTAAAAATAACATCTGTTGCAGATAGAAGTCCAATTCCACATAATGGATGTCGTGCTCCAAAGAGAAGAAGAGTTTAA
- the rpsD gene encoding 30S ribosomal protein S4: MARYVGSVCKLCRREGEKLFLKGSRCYTDKCSIERRPYPPGQHGQRRAKISDFGVQLREKQKLKRLYGLQEKPMRNLFDVAIRMKGVTGENLLSLLERRFDNVIYRLGFAASRSEARQLVKHYHFSINGKKTNVPSMKISKGDTIQLIEKSKESKKLTGSLEANSVREIPAWLELDKNSFKAVVKDLPKREDVTSQIEERLVVELYSK, translated from the coding sequence ATGGCCAGATATGTAGGATCAGTTTGTAAGTTATGTAGAAGAGAAGGGGAGAAACTTTTTTTAAAAGGTTCTCGATGTTATACAGATAAATGTTCTATCGAGAGAAGACCATATCCGCCAGGTCAACACGGTCAAAGAAGAGCGAAGATTTCTGACTTTGGTGTGCAATTAAGAGAAAAGCAAAAGCTTAAGAGATTATATGGTTTACAAGAGAAACCAATGAGAAACCTCTTTGATGTCGCAATTAGAATGAAAGGCGTTACAGGTGAGAATCTACTTTCTCTATTAGAAAGAAGATTTGACAACGTTATTTATAGGCTAGGTTTTGCAGCTTCTAGAAGTGAGGCAAGACAATTGGTTAAGCACTATCATTTTAGCATAAATGGCAAGAAGACTAATGTACCATCAATGAAAATTTCAAAAGGTGATACTATTCAACTTATAGAAAAATCGAAAGAATCAAAAAAGTTAACTGGTTCACTTGAAGCTAATAGCGTAAGAGAAATTCCGGCTTGGCTAGAATTGGATAAGAATTCATTTAAGGCAGTTGTCAAAGATCTTCCAAAAAGAGAAGATGTTACCTCTCAAATTGAGGAAAGACTTGTCGTAGAACTTTATAGTAAATAA